A window of Chrysoperla carnea chromosome 3, inChrCarn1.1, whole genome shotgun sequence genomic DNA:
CCGGAACTTACCATCAATGATTACAAGACAATAAggttattattgaaaattcaaaaaatattaagctcaatttttaaactttttagagtgaactgtattttattaacataccAAACTGATTTTTGTTTACAGTGATATTTTTGAGTCtgacatatttaatatttggaaTTATGAAAACAGTGTTGAACAGTATAAAGTAATTGGAGGAACTAGTAAACAAAGTGTAATtcgacaaattaaatttttagagcaATATTGTAACAATATCAATAATTCTTGAAAACAGTACTGTCGTCCATTTCTTATTTGgagtaaaaatttatacttcttaaatgaataaattacgtattttttttacaagttattagttttattattattattattacaagctttATGTATGTGGCTTGTCCAAAGAGGTTATATTTAATGCTATTACTTCTACgggcttgtcagacttgttaacatactgtatggtattaattactaatattttgtatgatattaccatggatatatcctataattactacatacgtgggTACGTAGATATTAATACAGTAGTCATCAACAGGGAGCAccaaaaggactgcgtttaaacatctcaaaattattctctattttaaataattttttacacttaattacagccttttttaattaaacagtatttatattttttactatgttataacggtgttaacaatgaattaaaattataaaaaagtacatAGATATCCCCTATTTAAAGTGAACATGTCTTTATGTAGTTTCTCTGAACGCATCCCAATGTTGTTGACactaaaaaattgttacaaaatggTTTCATGTGAGAACTTGTATAGATTTTACATGTAGAAAGAAaatgacaaataatttaaataatcaatttgttAATATAGAAAACATTAAACTTGAACCAGAATTCAATAatgttgaacaaaaaattactgaaattaatgaaaaaagtgAAACAATTGAGTTTGTAAggattaaagaagaaatatctGAAGAAACATTTGCAAGGGAAGATGAATTAATTGAAGAGGAAATATCAggagaaacttttaaaaatgtgcGGCTTAAAGAAGAAATACAAGAAGAAACTGCCGAAAATCGGATTAATATTGAACGGAAATGTTTTTCATGTGACTTTTGTGACaaaacatttactcagaaaCATAATTTAACTAAACATATAAGAActcataccggagaaaaaccttATTCGTGTGAAgcttgtgataaaaaatttacttttaaacacgGTTTAAATCAACATATACGAATtcataccggtgaaaaaccTTTAACATGTGaattttgtggtaaaaaatttcGTAATCATAGCAATTTAGTTgttcataaacgaattcatactggggtaaaaccattttcttgtgaactttgtgataaaaaatttaattcgcaGAGTGATTTAACTCGTCATAAATtaattcacaccggagaaaaaccttattcatgtgaaatttgtaataaaaaatttagtcaaaaacataatttaaatgtaCATAAACGAAATCATTTTCGGGGAGACGATTTGAATATAAAGTCTGAAACTATTAGCTCGGGTTCTGAAACGAGATCTGTAGTGATtaataatgaagaaaaatgtttttcttatgaAGTTTGTGATACTCAAAAtgtagaaaaatcattttcatgtgaactttgtgatgaaaaatttaaatcgcaAAATTTGTTAACCGTGCATAAACTAATTCACACCGGAGGAAATCCTTATTCAtgtaaattttgtgataaactattttctaaaaagCCACAGTTAATTATACATGAAAGAATTCATACCGGGGAAAAACCGTTTActtgtgaagtttgtgataaaaaatttaatgatcgAAGTAGTTTTATTAGACATAAGCGAAGTCATACtggggaaaaaccattttcttgtgaaatttgtaataaatcatttaattacaaagataatttaattaaacataaacgaattcataccggggacaaaccattttcttgtgaaatttgtgataaacgatttttacagaaatgcgttttagttcaacataaacgaacacatactggggaaaaaccattttcatgtgaactttgtgataaaaaatttactcaacaAAATGCTTTAAACCGTCATAAACTAATCCATAATGCAAAAAAAccgttttcatgtgaaatttgtgatactAAATTcggtttgaaacatgttttaatTCAGCACAAACTAATTCATACTGGGATTAAACCTTATtcttgtgaagtttgtgataaaagatttatacaGAAAAGCGATTTACTTAAACATAAACGAACGcacactggagaaaaaccattttcttgtgacgTTTGTAATAAGACATTTAGTCATaaccataatttaattaaacataaaagaaTTCATACCGGGGAAAAACCTTATTCATGTTCATATTGTGATAAAAAGTTTAGTAGTTATAGTAACTTTGTTGTTCATAAACGAACGCATACtggggaaaaaccattttcttgtgaaatttgtgataaaaagttTAATGCATCGGGTGATTTAACTCGGCATAAACAAATTCACTCGGGAGAAAAACCGTATTcgtgtgaaatttgtaataaaatatttagtcgAAGAGATCATTTAATTGGACATAAACGAAatcattttgaagaaaaacCGTCGAATTTGAAGTCTGAAACTGTTACGATGGAACATGGAAGAGTTAAAGAAGAAATAACAGaggaaattgttaaaattgaacatgtattaattaaagaagaaatagtcgatgtaaatttttaaacgagaaataaagttaaaaaaaagtaaagaagtaatttgtataaaattgtgttttattaagaaactaagcatagaaaaaacaaaaaattatataaataaagaaatagcacaatatagaaaaacaaaaaaaacttaataagaaaaaaaaaagaaagaaaaaaataaataaataaaaaagatcaaACACTTTATTTACCCTCATACCAATCGGTCTTTTCTCCtttgtaatatgttttttatatatcgGGGCCTATCATTATCACATCTCCCTGTTCCCTCACATTCAGTATTTGATCCGGATTCTTCAACCTCGAATCATGTATTCTTTACCTCATATTCTCATCTGTGCCCTAAAAATCCATTAATAAATGGTACCCCGATTCGATGCCATGACACAGCACACACACTATTTCACCATTCACTTTTATTTTCCCAAATATACCTCCCTAGTCGAAAATTGGAAAACACTTTTCTCACCTCTCTACCAGCAACTGTTAGATAAGGTGCTCCGCATTCAAAATGCCCAATACAATTGAACAATTCCAGAGAGGGCTTTAGAGTAACTTACTCCAGAATTTGTTTTCGGAATGAATTTTGGGAGCATGTTTTAACGTGAATTCTCTATTAATAATCAAAGTCATATCAAGGTCGTACATTCGTTTCAACTTATTCAATTTCTCATCCATAATAACTTTCACATTTTCCTTTTGTAAATGTTTCCTTTCTGCGAACAAGTGGCCTGTCCATCTATGTTTAAACGAACATAGTTGCCTGCTCATCTCATAGTTGCCATTTTAGTTGGTCTATCTTCGTAAGTACACTCTTAACTCTTGTCTTGGCTCTTATAAAGGTGTTTCGTTTTCTGTCTTGTTTCTTGATGCCTATCATTCTCTATCTCCTATCAATGCTGTCAAAGAACGGTTCTCTCCACCGTTCTTTGACAGCATTTCAGCTTATGTCGGTGGTGTTTTGAGAGAGACCATATTTCACAGACGTATGCGACGAAGGTAGAATGCAAGTGTTGTAGACTTTCCGTTTTGTACCGATGCTAAGGTCGTTGGTCTTCATGATTTCTTTGAGTGACCGGTATTTTTTCCTTCGTTTGCTATTCGCCTTTCGATTTCCTTGTCCGTCTGATCCTTGAACGAGATGATCTGTCCTAGGTATATGTACTCTTCCACGTATTTGAAAGGTTCGTTGTTTATTGATATAACTCGGCTATCAGAGTTTGTCAGAAGTTTGGTCTTAGTGATATTCATAGACAGCTCTACTTTCTCGCTTTCCCTGTTTAGTTCTCTGCAAAGAGGTAATTTAGTCTTCGCCCATCTATGTTTAAACTAGGTTGGTTCTATTCCATCTTTCGGAATATATTCTCCCATACTGCAGAGAAAAGCTTGGCGACTAGTTGATCTCCTTGCCTGAGAACTCTATTTATATTGGAGGTCTCCCCTAAACTTTCTGGCTGTATTCTAGCTTTAGTGTTAGAGTAAATAGATTTGATGGTCATTTTGTCATATTATGTATTGTGTGGGGATTCCTCGATTTTCTAGACTTTCCCATATAGCCTTATGGGTAATGTTGTCGAAGGTCTTGGTGTAGTCGATGAAGGCCATATACAGATGCTTATTATAAACGTtgcatttttctataaatagttTCATAGTATGTATATGGTCCACCGTGGGAAAGGTTTTTTTCTAAAGCTCACCTGTTCTATTGGTTGGTTTTCGTCTAGTTTGGTAATAATTTCCTATATCTTCTTTTGGCCCTATTTTGTATGTTAGGAATATATTAGATGTTTCCCACTGCTTAGGTATGATTCCTGTAGTTATAACATTGTTAAAGATTTTAATCAGAATAGGAGCCAGCTCTTCTAGTGTTACTTTTAGCAACTCATTTGTAATTTTGTCAGGGTATGGTGCTTTATCTGATTTTTGGTTTAGTATTGCTTTTCTGACTTCACTGAATAAGATTTCAAGTTTCGAGTGTGATGGGTATGGGTTAGGTCTAAGGGTTTCATAATTTCTCTGATTGGTGTTTTCTTGGTTGGAGTATAGATTATGGTAGAATTTTGtagctattttatttatttcttttagatTTGTGATATTACAgtgtttatttttcatgtttttctaGTTTTTGTAACCTCGTGGTTTTTCTATCTTTCATGATGCCTTCCTTGATTTTCTTATTTAGCTTGGTAATCATTTGAATATTCTATTTCTTTATTTTGCTATCGAATAGACATTTTCTTTCTTGCATCAGTTGTAGTGTTTTATCGGTCAGTATGTATTTATACTTTGATGATTTTCCGGTGTTGGTACTTTTAAGTTGGTTCTGTAGTTTGGCATAGCTTGTCTTTACACCTTTTTTGTCATATTCCAGTAATTACTTGCCAAGTATTACCATGGAACGGGCTGTTACTGTGTTGTTTTCTAGATAATGAACCGTGCTGGATGTTTTAATGTGATTTCTAGATTGTGAttcatatttgttattaaaaaaggttttactTTTGGCTTAAAAAAGGtttgtacttttaaattaaatttatcaagcccaaagctttttgtttatgtgctAGTTTTTGTCcggtaaaacttttttaacagggcaaagtttaagtattctataacatgtttatgaaaaaaaatcttgcgcGAACTTGCacctttttactttttaaaccaAGATAAGGATAGAGATTTAGAtagcttaaataaaaaatcaatttcgattttgagcataaaaaccccattattatattttgtccgTAAAGGTTTAAATACTCCACTATgagtcgggtaaaaataaataaataaaacatagacacatattttttattaaactttatatattgtaaacat
This region includes:
- the LOC123294976 gene encoding zinc finger protein 525-like; the encoded protein is MTNNLNNQFVNIENIKLEPEFNNVEQKITEINEKSETIEFVRIKEEISEETFAREDELIEEEISGETFKNVRLKEEIQEETAENRINIERKCFSCDFCDKTFTQKHNLTKHIRTHTGEKPYSCEACDKKFTFKHGLNQHIRIHTGEKPLTCEFCGKKFRNHSNLVVHKRIHTGHKLIHTGIKPYSCEVCDKRFIQKSDLLKHKRTHTGEKPFSCDVCNKTFSHNHNLIKHKRIHTGEKPYSCSYCDKKFSSYSNFVVHKRTHTGEKPFSCEICDKKFNASGDLTRHKQIHSGEKPYSCEICNKIFSRRDHLIGHKRNHFEEKPSNLKSETVTMEHGRVKEEITEEIVKIEHTFPYSLMGNVVEGLGVVDEGHIQMLIINVAFFYK